A window of the Lactobacillus gasseri ATCC 33323 = JCM 1131 genome harbors these coding sequences:
- the nagB gene encoding glucosamine-6-phosphate deaminase, which produces MKIIVTKDNIEGGTKAFEIIKKGMENGDKVLGLATGSSPIPMYDDMCDSDLDFSDMTSINLDEYYGLKPDNDQSYHYFMQKHLFDKKPFKHSYIPNGMAKDIDEEVDRYNDIIAANPIDIQILGIGRNGHIAFNEPGTPFGSLTHKVQLTESTIKANSRFFDNEDEVPRQAICMGIKSIMQSKKIVLLAFGESKQDAVKALVEGPVTEEVPASILQDHPDVTVICDEVAAAKLDPKYRK; this is translated from the coding sequence ATGAAAATCATCGTAACTAAAGATAATATTGAAGGCGGCACTAAGGCATTTGAAATTATTAAAAAGGGAATGGAAAACGGCGACAAAGTTTTAGGCCTTGCAACTGGTTCTTCCCCAATTCCAATGTATGACGATATGTGCGACAGCGACTTAGACTTCTCTGACATGACAAGTATTAACTTAGATGAATACTACGGCTTAAAACCAGATAATGATCAAAGCTATCACTACTTCATGCAAAAACACTTATTCGATAAGAAGCCTTTCAAGCATTCATATATTCCAAATGGAATGGCAAAAGATATTGACGAAGAAGTTGACCGTTATAACGACATTATTGCTGCTAACCCAATTGACATCCAAATTTTAGGTATTGGTAGAAACGGACACATTGCCTTTAACGAACCAGGTACTCCATTTGGCAGCTTAACTCACAAGGTTCAATTAACTGAAAGTACTATTAAGGCAAATTCACGCTTCTTTGACAATGAAGACGAAGTTCCTCGCCAAGCTATTTGTATGGGAATTAAGTCAATTATGCAAAGTAAGAAGATTGTTTTACTAGCCTTTGGCGAATCAAAGCAAGATGCAGTTAAAGCATTAGTTGAAGGTCCAGTTACTGAAGAAGTTCCTGCATCTATTTTGCAAGATCACCCAGATGTAACAGTTATTTGTGACGAAGTAGCTGCAGCAAAACTTGATCCAAAATACAGAAAATAA